A stretch of Pristiophorus japonicus isolate sPriJap1 chromosome 10, sPriJap1.hap1, whole genome shotgun sequence DNA encodes these proteins:
- the LOC139275014 gene encoding protocadherin-8-like isoform X1 produces the protein MMTAERGRGKFAAPVCGPFCSLFLVLLVAPMTDCIRAKYSTYEEEFPGTVIGNLAADLQLNAAGDTDASSGFRLMQKSNSSLVKVGESDGQLTVGRRVDREQLCQEQEPCLIVFDVVNFSREKFVLVHVEIEVKDINDNAPEFPNSEISVEISESSALGTRVPLDAAVDADVGANYLQNYQLSPNRHFELEVRTRTDGVKYAELVLVEALDRETEAHFTLELAAQDGGTPSRSGAARLHVRVLDCNDHRPAFEQSSFLVELDEDAPLGSLLLDLDAVDPDEGLNGEVVYGFSPQVAAEVRRLFRLDTQSGRLTLEGPLDHESRTSFELDVQAQDLGANPSTTGCRVTIRILDVNDNAPEISITPMAATSSGLAYITEAAAAGSFVALVSTSDRDSGANGRVSCTLYGHEHFQLQPAYGSSHMIVTAAALDREQAAEYNLTVVAEDLGPAPYKTIRPYTIRVGDENDNAPAFSRSVYRVSVLENNEPGAYIATVIARDPDLGYNGRVTYRLLEPGSALASVHPATGAIYALRSFDRESLREAELRLQATDGGSPPLSSSATVSLRVADRNDNAPVVTQPLPGNGSADVITLPGDAPSGYLATRVRARDADEGVNARLSYRIVSGEQAGLFSIDKETGEIYLGRPLARQPLGPRPLRLVVAVSDSGRPALSATVTLTFAAAAAAEPPGGRGLLGPGKRTWDTSFVVILVLAGSCAALLLAIITIAIACGKGRKPGGWEKARSQAARGSRGSEGSFTASLVVQRYPGGAASLCGSKGNECDGDAASQLGGGAVGLYPPGESRRAAEPECFPTISGFGHQSLHPIAIWQGKQFTLNKSEHANQERFSGKDSGKGDSDFNDSDSDISGIGLSKRSALSQKHNGLWSCTSECKILGHSDRCWSPSSRGPNTYSSTSTSQHLTTFGKSTSLPRDLLRKDTYYQALLPKTAGLQSVYQKIACNESEAITSVIVPLYHSVGSQATSPK, from the exons ATGATGACCGCCGAAAGAGGCAGAGGCAAGTTTGCTGCTCCAGTCTGCGGTCCTTTTTGTTCCCTCTTTCTCGTACTTCTTGTTGCTCCGATGACTGACTGCATACGGGCCAAGTATTCCACCTACGAGGAGGAATTTCCCGGCACCGTGATCGGAAACCTGGCCGCAGATTTGCAGCTAAACGCGGCAGGAGACACCGACGCCTCGAGCGGTTTCCGACTGATGCAAAAGTCCAACTCATCTTTGGTGAAAGTTGGAGAAAGTGACGGGCAGCTGACGGTCGGGCGCCGCGTAGACCGAGAGCAGCTCTGCCAGGAACAAGAACCCTGTCTGATCGTCTTCGACGTGGTGAACTTCTCCAGAGAGAAGTTCGTCCTGGTCCATGTCGAGATTGAAGTGAAAGACATCAACGACAACGCCCCCGAGTTCCCCAACTCGGAGATCTCGGTGGAAATCTCCGAGAGCTCGGCCCTGGGGACCCGCGTCCCGTTAGACGCGGCGGTGGATGCCGACGTTGGCGCCAACTATCTCCAAAACTACCAACTTTCCCCAAACAGGCACTTCGAGCTGGAGGTGCGCACCAGGACGGACGGGGTTAAATACGCCGAGCTGGTGCTGGTGGAGGCGCTTGACCGGGAGACTGAAGCTCATTTCACCCTGGAGCTGGCGGCCCAGGATGGAGGGACCCCGTCCCGGAGCGGAGCAGCCCGGCTCCATGTCCGGGTGCTGGACTGCAACGACCACAGGCCGGCCTTCGAGCAGAGCTCCTTCCTGGTGGAGCTGGACGAAGACGCGCCGTTGGGTTCGCTGCTGCTGGACCTGGACGCCGTGGACCCCGACGAAGGGCTGAACGGCGAGGTGGTGTACGGCTTCAGCCCCCAGGTGGCGGCGGAAGTGCGGCGGCTCTTCCGCCTCGATACCCAGTCCGGCCGCTTGACCCTGGAAGGCCCGCTCGACCACGAGAGCAGGACCAGCTTCGAGCTGGATGTGCAGGCGCAGGACCTGGGAGCAAACCCGAGCACCACCGGCTGCAGGGTCACCATCCGCATCCTGGATGTCAACGACAACGCCCCCGAGATCAGCATCACCCCGATGGCCGCCACCAGCTCCGGGCTGGCCTACATCACCGAGGCGGCGGCCGCGGGCAGCTTCGTGGCGCTGGTCAGCACCTCGGACAGGGACTCGGGCGCCAACGGCCGCGTCTCCTGCACTCTGTACGGACACGAGCACTTCCAGCTGCAGCCGGCCTACGGCAGCAGCCACATGATCGTCACGGCGGCGGCGCTGGACCGCGAGCAGGCGGCCGAGTATAACCTGACGGTGGTGGCCGAGGACCTGGGCCCGGCCCCGTACAAAACCATCCGGCCCTACACCATCCGGGTGGGCGACGAGAACGACAACGCGCCCGCCTTCTCCCGCAGCGTGTACCGGGTGTCGGTGCTGGAGAACAACGAGCCCGGGGCCTACATCGCCACCGTCATCGCCCGCGACCCCGACCTGGGCTACAACGGCAGGGTCACCTACCGGCTGCTGGAGCCGGGCTCCGCCCTGGCCTCCGTCCACCCGGCCACCGGCGCCATCTACGCGCTGCGATCCTTCGATCGCGAGTCGCTGCGGGAGGCCGAGCTGCGGCTCCAGGCGACCGACGGCGGCTCCCCGCCGCTCAGCAGCTCGGCCACCGTCAGCCTGCGGGTCGCCGATCGCAACGACAACGCGCCGGTCGTCACCCAGCCGCTGCCTGGCAACGGCTCTGCCGACGTCATCACGCTGCCCGGCGACGCGCCCTCCGGTTACCTGGCAACGCGCGTGCGGGCCCGAGACGCCGACGAAGGGGTGAACGCCAGGCTGAGCTACCGGATCGTCAGCGGGGAGCAGGCCGGGCTCTTCAGCATCGACAAGGAGACGGGAGAAATCTACCTGGGCCGCCCGCTCGCCCGGCAGCCGCTCGGTCCCCGACCCCTGCGGCTCGTCGTGGCCGTGAGCGACAGCGGCCGGCCCGCCCTGTCCGCCACCGTCACCCTCACCTTCGCCGCGGCGGCAGCGGCTGAGCCTCCCGGGGGCCGCGGACTGCTGGGCCCGGGGAAGCGGACCTGGGACACGTCCTTCGTCGTCATCCTGGTGCTGGCCGGGAGCTGCGCGGCCTTGCTGTTGGCCATCATCACCATCGCCATCGCCTGCGGCAAAGGGAGGAAGCCGGGCGGTTGGGAGAAAGCCCGGTCGCAGGCGGCCAGAGGGAGTCGGGGCTCGGAGGGCAGCTTCACCGCCAGCCTCGTCGTCCAGCGGTATCCCGGCGGCGCCGCCTCCTTGTGCGGTTCGAAAGGCAACGAATGTGATGGCGACGCGGCGTCGCAGCTTGGCGGTGGCGCAGTGGGCCTGTACCCGCCAGGAGAGAGCCGCAGAGCAGCAGAGCCGGAG TGTTTTCCCACCATCTCTGGCTTTGGTCATCAAAGTCTTCATCCGATCGCAATCTGGCAAGGCAAACAATTTACTTTAAATAAAAG CGAACATGCAAATCAGGAGAGATTTAGCGGGAAGGACAGTGGGAAAGGAGACAGCGACTTTAATGATAGTGACTCTGATATCAGTGGTATTGGGCTGAGCAAGAGGAGTGCACTCAGTCAAAAGCACAATG GTTTATGGTCCTGCACTAGCGAGTGCAAGATCCTTGGCCATTCAGATCGTTGCTGGAGCCCATCTTCTCGAGGACCAAATACTTATTCTTCCACAAGTACTTCTCAACATCTTACTACTTTTGGGAAAAGCACTTCACTCCCCCGAGATCTACTTCGGAAAGACACGTACTACCAAGCACTTTTACCAAAAACAGCGGGCCTCCAAAGTGTATATCAGAAGATCGCATGTAATGAATCTGAAGCTATAACCTCTGTTATTGTACCACTCTATCATTCTGTGGGATCACAGGCTACATCCCCCAAATAA
- the LOC139275014 gene encoding protocadherin-8-like isoform X2, protein MMTAERGRGKFAAPVCGPFCSLFLVLLVAPMTDCIRAKYSTYEEEFPGTVIGNLAADLQLNAAGDTDASSGFRLMQKSNSSLVKVGESDGQLTVGRRVDREQLCQEQEPCLIVFDVVNFSREKFVLVHVEIEVKDINDNAPEFPNSEISVEISESSALGTRVPLDAAVDADVGANYLQNYQLSPNRHFELEVRTRTDGVKYAELVLVEALDRETEAHFTLELAAQDGGTPSRSGAARLHVRVLDCNDHRPAFEQSSFLVELDEDAPLGSLLLDLDAVDPDEGLNGEVVYGFSPQVAAEVRRLFRLDTQSGRLTLEGPLDHESRTSFELDVQAQDLGANPSTTGCRVTIRILDVNDNAPEISITPMAATSSGLAYITEAAAAGSFVALVSTSDRDSGANGRVSCTLYGHEHFQLQPAYGSSHMIVTAAALDREQAAEYNLTVVAEDLGPAPYKTIRPYTIRVGDENDNAPAFSRSVYRVSVLENNEPGAYIATVIARDPDLGYNGRVTYRLLEPGSALASVHPATGAIYALRSFDRESLREAELRLQATDGGSPPLSSSATVSLRVADRNDNAPVVTQPLPGNGSADVITLPGDAPSGYLATRVRARDADEGVNARLSYRIVSGEQAGLFSIDKETGEIYLGRPLARQPLGPRPLRLVVAVSDSGRPALSATVTLTFAAAAAAEPPGGRGLLGPGKRTWDTSFVVILVLAGSCAALLLAIITIAIACGKGRKPGGWEKARSQAARGSRGSEGSFTASLVVQRYPGGAASLCGSKGNECDGDAASQLGGGAVGLYPPGESRRAAEPEVRTSFSHRRSLDEQ, encoded by the coding sequence ATGATGACCGCCGAAAGAGGCAGAGGCAAGTTTGCTGCTCCAGTCTGCGGTCCTTTTTGTTCCCTCTTTCTCGTACTTCTTGTTGCTCCGATGACTGACTGCATACGGGCCAAGTATTCCACCTACGAGGAGGAATTTCCCGGCACCGTGATCGGAAACCTGGCCGCAGATTTGCAGCTAAACGCGGCAGGAGACACCGACGCCTCGAGCGGTTTCCGACTGATGCAAAAGTCCAACTCATCTTTGGTGAAAGTTGGAGAAAGTGACGGGCAGCTGACGGTCGGGCGCCGCGTAGACCGAGAGCAGCTCTGCCAGGAACAAGAACCCTGTCTGATCGTCTTCGACGTGGTGAACTTCTCCAGAGAGAAGTTCGTCCTGGTCCATGTCGAGATTGAAGTGAAAGACATCAACGACAACGCCCCCGAGTTCCCCAACTCGGAGATCTCGGTGGAAATCTCCGAGAGCTCGGCCCTGGGGACCCGCGTCCCGTTAGACGCGGCGGTGGATGCCGACGTTGGCGCCAACTATCTCCAAAACTACCAACTTTCCCCAAACAGGCACTTCGAGCTGGAGGTGCGCACCAGGACGGACGGGGTTAAATACGCCGAGCTGGTGCTGGTGGAGGCGCTTGACCGGGAGACTGAAGCTCATTTCACCCTGGAGCTGGCGGCCCAGGATGGAGGGACCCCGTCCCGGAGCGGAGCAGCCCGGCTCCATGTCCGGGTGCTGGACTGCAACGACCACAGGCCGGCCTTCGAGCAGAGCTCCTTCCTGGTGGAGCTGGACGAAGACGCGCCGTTGGGTTCGCTGCTGCTGGACCTGGACGCCGTGGACCCCGACGAAGGGCTGAACGGCGAGGTGGTGTACGGCTTCAGCCCCCAGGTGGCGGCGGAAGTGCGGCGGCTCTTCCGCCTCGATACCCAGTCCGGCCGCTTGACCCTGGAAGGCCCGCTCGACCACGAGAGCAGGACCAGCTTCGAGCTGGATGTGCAGGCGCAGGACCTGGGAGCAAACCCGAGCACCACCGGCTGCAGGGTCACCATCCGCATCCTGGATGTCAACGACAACGCCCCCGAGATCAGCATCACCCCGATGGCCGCCACCAGCTCCGGGCTGGCCTACATCACCGAGGCGGCGGCCGCGGGCAGCTTCGTGGCGCTGGTCAGCACCTCGGACAGGGACTCGGGCGCCAACGGCCGCGTCTCCTGCACTCTGTACGGACACGAGCACTTCCAGCTGCAGCCGGCCTACGGCAGCAGCCACATGATCGTCACGGCGGCGGCGCTGGACCGCGAGCAGGCGGCCGAGTATAACCTGACGGTGGTGGCCGAGGACCTGGGCCCGGCCCCGTACAAAACCATCCGGCCCTACACCATCCGGGTGGGCGACGAGAACGACAACGCGCCCGCCTTCTCCCGCAGCGTGTACCGGGTGTCGGTGCTGGAGAACAACGAGCCCGGGGCCTACATCGCCACCGTCATCGCCCGCGACCCCGACCTGGGCTACAACGGCAGGGTCACCTACCGGCTGCTGGAGCCGGGCTCCGCCCTGGCCTCCGTCCACCCGGCCACCGGCGCCATCTACGCGCTGCGATCCTTCGATCGCGAGTCGCTGCGGGAGGCCGAGCTGCGGCTCCAGGCGACCGACGGCGGCTCCCCGCCGCTCAGCAGCTCGGCCACCGTCAGCCTGCGGGTCGCCGATCGCAACGACAACGCGCCGGTCGTCACCCAGCCGCTGCCTGGCAACGGCTCTGCCGACGTCATCACGCTGCCCGGCGACGCGCCCTCCGGTTACCTGGCAACGCGCGTGCGGGCCCGAGACGCCGACGAAGGGGTGAACGCCAGGCTGAGCTACCGGATCGTCAGCGGGGAGCAGGCCGGGCTCTTCAGCATCGACAAGGAGACGGGAGAAATCTACCTGGGCCGCCCGCTCGCCCGGCAGCCGCTCGGTCCCCGACCCCTGCGGCTCGTCGTGGCCGTGAGCGACAGCGGCCGGCCCGCCCTGTCCGCCACCGTCACCCTCACCTTCGCCGCGGCGGCAGCGGCTGAGCCTCCCGGGGGCCGCGGACTGCTGGGCCCGGGGAAGCGGACCTGGGACACGTCCTTCGTCGTCATCCTGGTGCTGGCCGGGAGCTGCGCGGCCTTGCTGTTGGCCATCATCACCATCGCCATCGCCTGCGGCAAAGGGAGGAAGCCGGGCGGTTGGGAGAAAGCCCGGTCGCAGGCGGCCAGAGGGAGTCGGGGCTCGGAGGGCAGCTTCACCGCCAGCCTCGTCGTCCAGCGGTATCCCGGCGGCGCCGCCTCCTTGTGCGGTTCGAAAGGCAACGAATGTGATGGCGACGCGGCGTCGCAGCTTGGCGGTGGCGCAGTGGGCCTGTACCCGCCAGGAGAGAGCCGCAGAGCAGCAGAGCCGGAGGTGAGGACCAGTTTCAGTCACCGTCGCAGTCTTGACGAGCAATGA